A DNA window from Synergistaceae bacterium contains the following coding sequences:
- a CDS encoding RNA methyltransferase, with the protein MRGVEAALAVLGQVRQGRFASEAIRRLGDSMSPGDLTLASSLVYAALRRQQLWREIFLSFYRGSPGSLTRELEDSLCVGTAGLLELRNFAPRVLVNALVQARKDGGDERGARLLNAVLRRVSEGGAERLARIGSSGNAKEQALFAGIPLWIANIWRNTFGEEGKTLLRLARIRSYSSFRVFPEERIDTIIDRAGQAGLRCWRSPLLPYSVRLSGTVFPPSFPGFAEGWATPQSEGSMLVCEAAKSVYRKGPILEMCSGRGIKTGLFAQLLPGTPIEALELSPRRVSAAEREMTRLKPPVRPVFRVGDALTSTPNIVPGLISLDAPCSGSGTWSRRPEGKWRLSPEKLRSLTLLQKDLLKKAVSLLAPGGIVVYSTCSLLKEENESVVAEVLSEDLSITELPFPITAKHLRRGRPWGVYVWPELPWLDGFYMAAILKRSGGKDS; encoded by the coding sequence GTGAGGGGTGTCGAGGCAGCGCTGGCAGTTTTGGGGCAGGTGAGACAGGGAAGGTTTGCCTCCGAGGCCATACGGCGCCTGGGAGACTCGATGTCCCCCGGAGATTTGACACTCGCCTCCTCTCTGGTCTACGCTGCACTTAGAAGGCAGCAGCTCTGGAGGGAGATATTCCTGTCCTTCTACAGGGGGTCTCCGGGCAGCCTCACCAGGGAGCTGGAGGATTCCCTGTGCGTGGGCACAGCGGGGTTGCTCGAGTTGAGGAATTTTGCCCCAAGAGTCCTCGTCAACGCATTGGTCCAGGCCCGAAAGGACGGGGGGGACGAGCGAGGCGCCCGATTGCTCAACGCGGTGCTGCGCAGAGTCTCCGAGGGAGGAGCCGAGAGGCTTGCAAGGATAGGATCGTCTGGAAACGCGAAGGAGCAGGCGCTCTTCGCGGGAATTCCCCTCTGGATTGCGAATATCTGGCGCAATACATTCGGAGAAGAGGGGAAAACTCTCTTGAGGTTGGCGCGCATTCGCTCCTACTCCTCCTTCCGGGTTTTCCCCGAGGAGAGGATCGACACCATCATCGATCGGGCTGGACAAGCCGGTCTTCGCTGCTGGCGATCGCCTCTTCTGCCCTATAGCGTGCGCTTGAGCGGCACTGTGTTCCCTCCCTCTTTCCCCGGCTTCGCGGAGGGGTGGGCCACTCCGCAGTCGGAGGGATCGATGCTAGTGTGCGAGGCTGCGAAGAGCGTCTACAGGAAGGGGCCTATCCTGGAGATGTGCTCCGGGAGGGGAATAAAGACCGGCCTGTTCGCGCAGCTCCTTCCCGGGACGCCGATAGAGGCCTTGGAGCTCTCCCCCAGGCGTGTCTCGGCCGCCGAGCGGGAGATGACAAGGCTGAAGCCGCCGGTTCGCCCGGTGTTTCGAGTTGGAGACGCCCTGACCTCGACCCCGAACATCGTTCCCGGATTGATCTCGCTTGACGCTCCATGTTCCGGGAGCGGCACATGGAGTCGGCGCCCCGAGGGGAAATGGCGTCTTTCACCGGAAAAACTGAGGTCTTTAACGCTTCTGCAAAAAGATTTGCTGAAAAAGGCTGTCTCCCTCCTTGCGCCGGGAGGAATTGTAGTCTACTCTACTTGTAGTCTTCTTAAAGAGGAAAATGAGAGTGTTGTCGCCGAAGTCCTGTCCGAGGATTTATCTATAACGGAGCTGCCGTTCCCTATTACGGCGAAGCACCTTCGAAGAGGAAGGCCTTGGGGAGTGTACGTTTGGCCCGAACTGCCGTGGCTTGACGGCTTTTACATGGCGGCAATTTTAAAAAGATCGGGAGGGAAGGACTCTTGA